The Iamia majanohamensis genome window below encodes:
- a CDS encoding RpiB/LacA/LacB family sugar-phosphate isomerase — MRIAFGTDERTAVTEALKELVAEAGHELVVAARDGDPWPDVGRAVGEAVASGTADRGVVCCWTGTGVAMAATKVPGVRAALCGDAETARGARRWNDANVLALGLRLTSAVVAGEVLAAFLGTDPDPDEGPTIARVEPRPGAGPGPAAEG, encoded by the coding sequence GTGCGCATCGCCTTCGGCACCGACGAGCGCACCGCGGTCACCGAGGCCCTGAAGGAGCTGGTGGCCGAGGCCGGCCACGAGCTGGTGGTGGCGGCCCGCGACGGCGACCCCTGGCCCGACGTGGGCCGGGCCGTGGGCGAGGCGGTGGCCTCGGGCACGGCCGACCGGGGCGTCGTGTGCTGCTGGACCGGCACCGGGGTGGCCATGGCCGCGACCAAGGTCCCCGGGGTGCGGGCCGCGCTGTGCGGCGACGCCGAGACGGCGCGCGGTGCCCGCCGCTGGAACGACGCCAACGTGCTCGCCCTCGGGCTGCGCCTCACCTCCGCGGTCGTCGCCGGCGAGGTGCTGGCCGCCTTCCTCGGCACCGACCCGGACCCCGACGAGGGGCCCACCATCGCCCGGGTCGAGCCCCGCCCGGGGGCCGGGCCGGGGCCCGCGGCCGAGGGGTAG
- a CDS encoding methyltransferase domain-containing protein, whose translation MSEGPTPPGAGAAPEDTYTHGHHESVLRSHTWRTVANSAPHLVAHLRPGLDVLDVGCGPGTITADLADRVAPGRVVGLDRAEEVVARAAATCADRPDVEIRVGDVYALPFADGSFDVVHAHQVLQHLSDPVAALVEARRVCRPGGVVAVRDADYSAFAWAPADPDLDAWLALYRAVARSNGAEPDAGPLLCGWARAAGFAEVEVTASAWCFATPEERTWWGELWAERTTSSALAEQAEAAGLATASEREAMADAFRRWAAADDGVFVVPHTEVLARP comes from the coding sequence GTGAGCGAGGGCCCCACCCCGCCCGGTGCCGGTGCGGCCCCCGAGGACACCTACACCCACGGCCACCACGAGAGCGTCCTGCGCTCCCACACCTGGCGCACCGTGGCCAACTCCGCCCCCCACCTGGTCGCCCACCTCCGGCCCGGCCTCGACGTCCTCGACGTCGGCTGCGGGCCCGGCACCATCACCGCCGACCTGGCCGACCGCGTCGCCCCCGGGCGGGTGGTCGGGCTCGACCGGGCCGAGGAGGTGGTGGCCCGGGCCGCGGCGACCTGCGCCGACCGGCCCGACGTCGAGATCCGCGTCGGCGACGTCTACGCACTGCCCTTCGCCGACGGGTCCTTCGACGTCGTCCACGCCCACCAGGTGCTCCAGCACCTCTCCGACCCGGTCGCCGCCCTGGTCGAGGCGCGACGGGTGTGTCGCCCGGGGGGCGTGGTGGCCGTGCGCGACGCCGACTACTCCGCCTTCGCCTGGGCCCCGGCCGACCCCGACCTCGACGCCTGGCTGGCCCTCTACCGGGCGGTGGCCCGGAGCAACGGCGCGGAGCCCGACGCCGGGCCCCTCCTGTGCGGCTGGGCCCGGGCCGCCGGGTTCGCCGAGGTCGAGGTGACCGCATCGGCCTGGTGCTTTGCCACCCCCGAGGAGCGGACGTGGTGGGGCGAGCTGTGGGCCGAGCGCACCACCTCCTCCGCCCTCGCCGAGCAGGCCGAGGCCGCCGGGCTGGCCACCGCGTCGGAGCGGGAGGCCATGGCCGACGCCTTCCGCCGGTGGGCCGCGGCCGACGACGGCGTGTTCGTGGTGCCCCACACCGAGGTCCTGGCCCGCCCCTGA
- a CDS encoding uridine kinase family protein produces MAGGALQARVVVLAGPSGCGKTSLARRSGLPVVALDDFYRDGTDPAMPRVGGQVDWEDPRSWDGEAAAKALSELCRTGEVDVPTYSFAEDRVVGHRTLTLDGATTVVAEGIFAAEAVARCRDEGVLADAVLLRVPAVVTFGRRLARDLRERRKPPLVLVRQGVRKLRDERRIVARQRALGCRPLRRAAAAAALAQPPSAAPDTPGAPGTPVPSAAAPPGAAPAPAPARSAR; encoded by the coding sequence GTGGCAGGTGGTGCGCTCCAGGCCCGGGTCGTCGTGCTCGCAGGCCCGTCCGGCTGCGGCAAGACGTCGCTGGCCCGCCGCAGCGGCCTGCCCGTGGTGGCCCTCGACGACTTCTACCGCGACGGGACCGACCCGGCCATGCCCCGCGTCGGGGGCCAGGTCGACTGGGAGGACCCCCGGTCGTGGGACGGCGAGGCCGCAGCCAAGGCCCTCTCCGAGCTGTGCCGCACCGGTGAGGTCGACGTCCCGACCTACTCCTTCGCCGAGGACCGGGTCGTCGGTCACCGCACCCTCACCCTCGACGGGGCGACGACCGTCGTCGCCGAGGGGATCTTCGCCGCCGAGGCGGTGGCCCGGTGCCGCGACGAGGGGGTCCTGGCCGACGCCGTCCTGCTCCGGGTGCCCGCCGTGGTGACCTTCGGGCGGCGCCTCGCCCGGGACCTGCGCGAGCGCCGCAAGCCCCCGCTCGTGCTGGTCCGCCAGGGGGTCCGCAAGCTGCGCGACGAGCGCCGCATCGTGGCCCGCCAGCGGGCCCTCGGCTGCCGACCGCTGCGCCGGGCCGCGGCCGCGGCCGCCCTCGCTCAGCCCCCGTCGGCCGCCCCGGACACACCGGGTGCGCCGGGTACACCGGTCCCGTCCGCAGCCGCACCACCCGGCGCGGCGCCGGCCCCGGCCCCGGCCCGCAGCGCCAGGTAG
- a CDS encoding GYD domain-containing protein — MPTYVMLSTLGPDGSARLRDDPQRLKAVNQELEDMGVTVVEQFALLGQYDFLNIIEAPDEITMMRVATALGARGTLKTLTLTAIDVDTYIEAMGEGVGR; from the coding sequence ATGCCCACCTACGTCATGCTCTCCACGCTCGGCCCCGACGGCTCGGCCCGGCTGCGCGACGACCCGCAGCGGCTGAAGGCGGTCAACCAGGAGCTGGAGGACATGGGGGTGACGGTGGTGGAGCAGTTCGCCCTGCTCGGCCAGTACGACTTCCTCAACATCATCGAGGCCCCCGACGAGATCACCATGATGCGGGTGGCCACCGCGCTGGGGGCCCGGGGCACGCTGAAGACCCTCACCCTCACCGCCATCGACGTCGACACCTACATCGAGGCCATGGGCGAGGGCGTCGGGCGCTGA
- a CDS encoding glycoside hydrolase family 38 C-terminal domain-containing protein, which yields MARRVDIVPHTHWDREWYRPFQSFRMRLVDLLDGLLDRLDADPGYAHFMLDGQMAVVDDYLAVRPEEEERIRRLAGSGRLSLGPWYILMDEFLVSGETIVRDLEMGLDRAARFGGAMEVGYLPDMFGHIAQMPQLLAGFGFHEAVVWRGVPAAIDAPAFRWRAPDGTEVLAEYLADGYSNGAVLPGDAKELLARIADWAEAHEPRSGDPVLWMNGTDHLMPQPALGRLVAEADALSDAWDLRVTSLADHVAGRAAEVDASADGRAGLPAWTGEMRSGARTNVLMGVTSNRVDVRQRAARAERGLERVAEPLWALFAEADAWPRAFLDEAWGLVVRNAAHDSICACSVDPVVDAVLHRYDEAVDVAEGLTNRALRRIGAEAGGSGPVVVNPSARTRHGVVDLLVEGDAPEGTQVVEAVPGRRKVDDGSRANLGEVVGRVLDRDSSLTDVEVTDEGDAVTVVVRSGGTGAVDRSAVRAEVAAVMAAGAPGHVATVWRDGPPAHRVLARVSQEGFGWGRWHPSPLPVAPVTAEATDGGGAVLDDGLVHVEVDPSDGTWSIDGVAGFGRLVDGGDMGDTYNWCPPVDGDVLVDRPDAVRVEVLEAGPVRGRVRVATDWTWPLELVDDRRVGVPTVATTVTTTLELHAGEGLVRVETTIDNRSRDHRLRVHLPLPRRATTSEAGCAYATVTRGLEAEGGPTESPLPTYPARDHVTAGGLTVVVEGVAEYELVAVDEAAGGAGELALTLLRCTGLLSQGPMATRPVPAGPVVATPGAQMPGVTTVRYGLAVDAEDPRALADDLFSPLLVATPRGPHRRDGHTPLRLDGAEVAAVRRRGGSLEVRVWNPSDTETTVRVDRSGWLTDLRGRPLERLDGPLPLRPWGIATLALDA from the coding sequence ATGGCCCGACGCGTCGACATCGTCCCCCACACCCACTGGGACCGCGAGTGGTACCGGCCCTTCCAGTCGTTCCGCATGCGGCTCGTCGACCTGCTCGACGGGCTGCTCGACCGCCTCGACGCCGACCCCGGCTACGCCCACTTCATGCTCGACGGCCAGATGGCCGTCGTCGACGACTACCTGGCCGTCCGCCCCGAGGAGGAGGAGCGCATCCGCCGCCTGGCCGGCTCGGGCCGCCTCAGCCTCGGCCCCTGGTACATCCTCATGGACGAGTTCCTCGTCTCGGGCGAGACCATCGTGCGCGACCTCGAGATGGGCCTCGACCGGGCCGCCCGCTTCGGCGGGGCCATGGAGGTCGGGTACCTGCCCGACATGTTCGGCCACATCGCCCAGATGCCCCAGCTCCTGGCCGGCTTCGGGTTCCACGAGGCCGTCGTGTGGCGGGGCGTGCCCGCCGCGATCGACGCCCCCGCGTTCCGGTGGCGGGCGCCCGACGGCACCGAGGTCCTGGCCGAGTACCTGGCCGACGGCTACTCCAACGGCGCGGTGCTCCCCGGCGACGCCAAGGAGCTGCTGGCCCGCATCGCCGACTGGGCCGAGGCCCACGAGCCCCGCTCGGGCGACCCCGTCCTCTGGATGAACGGCACCGACCACCTGATGCCCCAGCCCGCCCTGGGCCGGCTGGTGGCCGAGGCCGACGCCCTGAGCGACGCCTGGGACCTGCGGGTGACCTCCCTCGCCGACCACGTCGCCGGGCGGGCGGCCGAGGTCGACGCCTCCGCCGACGGGCGCGCCGGCCTGCCCGCCTGGACCGGCGAGATGCGCTCCGGAGCCCGCACCAACGTGCTCATGGGCGTCACCTCCAACCGGGTCGACGTGCGCCAGCGGGCGGCCCGGGCCGAGCGGGGCCTGGAGCGGGTGGCCGAGCCCCTCTGGGCGCTGTTCGCCGAGGCCGACGCCTGGCCCCGGGCCTTCCTCGACGAGGCCTGGGGGCTGGTGGTCCGCAACGCGGCCCACGACTCGATCTGCGCCTGCTCGGTCGACCCCGTGGTCGACGCCGTGCTGCACCGCTACGACGAGGCCGTCGACGTGGCCGAGGGCCTCACCAACCGGGCCCTGCGGCGCATCGGCGCGGAGGCGGGCGGCTCCGGCCCCGTGGTGGTCAACCCCTCGGCCCGGACCCGCCACGGCGTGGTCGACCTGCTGGTCGAGGGCGACGCCCCCGAGGGCACCCAGGTCGTCGAGGCCGTGCCCGGACGACGCAAGGTCGACGACGGGAGCCGGGCCAACCTGGGCGAGGTCGTCGGTCGGGTGCTCGACCGCGACTCCTCGCTCACCGACGTCGAGGTCACCGACGAGGGCGACGCCGTCACCGTCGTGGTGCGCAGCGGCGGCACCGGCGCGGTCGACCGCTCCGCGGTGCGGGCCGAGGTGGCCGCCGTCATGGCCGCCGGCGCCCCCGGGCACGTGGCCACCGTCTGGCGCGACGGCCCCCCGGCCCACCGCGTCCTGGCCCGGGTCTCCCAGGAGGGCTTCGGCTGGGGCCGCTGGCACCCCTCGCCCCTGCCCGTCGCGCCCGTCACCGCCGAGGCCACCGACGGCGGCGGCGCCGTGCTCGACGACGGCCTGGTGCACGTCGAGGTCGACCCCTCCGACGGCACCTGGTCGATCGACGGCGTGGCCGGCTTCGGCCGCCTGGTCGACGGTGGCGACATGGGCGACACCTACAACTGGTGCCCGCCCGTCGACGGCGACGTGCTCGTCGACCGACCCGACGCCGTGCGGGTGGAGGTGCTCGAGGCCGGCCCCGTGCGCGGCCGGGTCAGGGTCGCCACCGACTGGACCTGGCCCCTGGAGCTGGTCGACGACCGCCGGGTCGGCGTCCCCACCGTGGCCACCACCGTCACCACCACCCTGGAGCTCCACGCCGGCGAGGGCCTGGTGCGGGTGGAGACGACGATCGACAACCGCAGCCGCGACCACCGCCTCCGGGTCCACCTGCCCCTCCCCCGCCGGGCCACGACCTCCGAGGCGGGCTGCGCCTACGCCACCGTGACCCGGGGCCTGGAGGCCGAGGGCGGCCCCACCGAGTCCCCGCTGCCCACCTACCCGGCGCGCGACCACGTGACCGCAGGCGGGCTCACCGTCGTGGTCGAGGGGGTCGCGGAGTACGAGCTGGTCGCCGTGGACGAGGCCGCCGGCGGCGCCGGCGAGCTGGCCCTCACCCTGCTGCGCTGCACCGGGCTGCTGTCCCAGGGCCCGATGGCGACCCGCCCGGTCCCGGCCGGGCCCGTGGTCGCCACCCCCGGCGCCCAGATGCCCGGGGTCACGACGGTGCGCTACGGCCTGGCCGTGGACGCCGAGGACCCCCGCGCCCTCGCCGACGACCTCTTCTCCCCCCTGCTGGTGGCCACGCCCCGAGGCCCCCACCGTCGCGACGGCCACACGCCCCTGCGTCTGGACGGGGCCGAGGTGGCCGCCGTCCGACGGCGCGGCGGGAGCCTCGAGGTGCGGGTCTGGAACCCCTCGGACACCGAGACCACGGTCCGGGTGGACCGCAGCGGCTGGCTCACCGACCTCCGCGGCCGCCCCCTCGAGCGCCTCGACGGGCCCCTCCCCCTGCGTCCCTGGGGCATCGCCACCCTCGCCCTCGACGCCTGA
- a CDS encoding C69 family dipeptidase: protein MCDTLVALAPATAAGTTLFAKNSDRPPHERQVVEHHPPRREEVTRATHVELPGHPEPTFAVTGSRPTWMWGMEHGVNEAGVAVGNEMIFTLDDPRDAPVALTGMDLVRLALERAANATAAVATLTSLLEAHGQGGSGHDHDDVPYWSSFLVADPASAWVVETSGRTWAAEEVDRTRAISNRTTIPSFDAIHRSAQEAASPFVDPRWEAGREMLADRPVTDNGLRAHLRAHVGGDDGWTVCMHVDGLEATTASVVAALRPDGPPWARFLLGSPCRSVYVPLRVGEPLGAVPAPDRFAALTDAHRGALDDLEADLDAAVADDPGPGWNAEAWSRVTATLDRLGV from the coding sequence GTGTGCGACACCCTGGTGGCCCTGGCCCCGGCGACCGCGGCGGGGACCACGCTGTTCGCCAAGAACAGCGATCGCCCCCCGCACGAGCGCCAGGTCGTCGAGCACCACCCGCCCCGGCGGGAGGAGGTGACCCGGGCCACCCACGTGGAGCTCCCCGGCCACCCCGAGCCGACCTTCGCGGTGACCGGGAGCCGACCGACCTGGATGTGGGGGATGGAGCACGGGGTCAACGAGGCCGGGGTGGCCGTCGGCAACGAGATGATCTTCACCCTCGACGACCCCCGGGACGCCCCGGTCGCCCTCACCGGCATGGACCTGGTGCGCCTGGCCCTGGAGCGGGCGGCCAACGCCACCGCCGCGGTGGCCACCCTCACCTCCCTCCTGGAGGCCCACGGCCAGGGCGGCTCGGGCCACGACCACGACGACGTGCCCTACTGGTCGTCGTTCCTCGTCGCCGACCCGGCCTCGGCCTGGGTGGTCGAGACGTCGGGGCGCACCTGGGCGGCCGAGGAGGTCGACCGCACCCGGGCCATCTCCAACCGGACCACGATCCCGTCCTTCGACGCCATCCACCGCTCGGCGCAGGAGGCCGCCTCGCCCTTCGTCGACCCGCGCTGGGAGGCGGGTCGGGAGATGCTGGCCGACCGCCCGGTCACCGACAACGGCCTCCGCGCCCACCTGCGCGCCCACGTCGGCGGCGACGACGGCTGGACGGTCTGCATGCACGTCGACGGCCTCGAGGCCACCACCGCCTCGGTCGTGGCCGCCCTCCGCCCCGACGGCCCGCCGTGGGCCCGGTTCCTCCTCGGGTCGCCGTGCCGCTCGGTCTACGTGCCCCTGCGGGTGGGCGAGCCCCTGGGCGCCGTCCCCGCCCCGGACCGCTTCGCCGCCCTCACCGACGCCCACCGGGGGGCCCTCGACGACCTCGAGGCCGACCTCGACGCCGCGGTGGCCGACGACCCCGGGCCCGGGTGGAACGCCGAGGCCTGGTCCCGGGTCACCGCCACCCTCGACCGCCTGGGGGTGTGA
- a CDS encoding CocE/NonD family hydrolase, whose protein sequence is MPTPSRHERRSRTVAVVLALVLLVAGCSSDDGSGGGDATAEEPAPRPQVDDSVETVEADFEVSPGVEIATVTGAEPDHDLTLVAEDGSKLVTLVTDDRGQAHFAYVPDEYLTFDTGGEDTLTSAAGRELEAGTYTVRDESADPVAVSAAFEVTGRDDHPDEALYEDQEIGEGFGYVTMRDGVELSVNVRLPGPVEDGPYPTVIEYSGYGPSNPEATEPGSMIAGLFGYATVGVNMRGTGCSGGVFDVFNPAQQADGYDVVEAIARQPWVLDQEVGMVGLSYSGITQLYVASTRPPSLAAITPLSVIEDAWQMAWPGGIYNSGFTEQWLAERNSQSERGGTDWVSEQVDGGDATCEDNLEIRTQNPDFGDFTRALEDRPADSDSRDLGLLVQDIEVPVYLTGAWQDEQTGPLFTRMLDDFDSAELTRFTLFNGRHPDGYTPLVLTRWFEFLELYVHDQVPRLSQPIRDAAPTFFEDFFEVPGLEFEPDRFAEFDDDDLEGVREAYEAEDPVRVLFENGAGGDTPGAPVSRFEATFASWPPPDATPRTWYLGGDGTLVDDAPEGDGADTFANDPEAGQDTFFADDSGEYPLLEPTWDFDWQQPDEGEGLSYLTEPFEEDTVVAGAGDAALWVRADSEDADVQVTITAVRPDGVEDWVQSGQLRLSHRALEGEVGDDLEVDHEWDAASREPLEPGEWVEAHVEIPSFAQAFRAGTRLRVVISSPGHDRGTWRFDTIGDPGDTRDVGRGGEHASSLSLLLVDGVEVPAGLPDCPTLRGQACRDYEPLPNTSA, encoded by the coding sequence ATGCCGACGCCGAGCCGTCACGAGCGCCGCAGCAGGACGGTCGCCGTGGTCCTCGCCCTGGTCCTCCTCGTGGCGGGGTGCTCGAGCGACGACGGGTCCGGAGGCGGCGACGCGACGGCCGAGGAGCCCGCGCCGCGCCCCCAGGTGGACGACTCGGTCGAGACCGTCGAGGCCGACTTCGAGGTGAGCCCCGGCGTGGAGATCGCCACGGTGACCGGCGCCGAGCCCGACCACGACCTCACCCTCGTGGCCGAGGACGGCTCCAAGCTCGTCACCCTGGTCACCGACGACAGGGGCCAGGCCCACTTCGCCTACGTGCCCGACGAGTACCTGACCTTCGACACCGGCGGCGAGGACACCCTGACCTCGGCGGCCGGCCGGGAGCTGGAGGCCGGCACCTACACCGTGCGCGACGAGAGCGCGGACCCGGTCGCGGTGAGCGCGGCCTTCGAGGTCACCGGGCGCGACGACCACCCCGACGAGGCCCTCTACGAGGACCAGGAGATCGGTGAGGGCTTCGGCTACGTCACCATGCGCGACGGCGTGGAGCTGAGCGTCAACGTGCGCCTGCCCGGCCCCGTCGAGGACGGTCCCTACCCGACGGTCATCGAGTACTCCGGCTACGGCCCCTCCAACCCCGAGGCCACCGAGCCGGGGTCGATGATCGCCGGGCTGTTCGGCTACGCGACGGTCGGGGTGAACATGCGGGGCACGGGCTGCTCCGGGGGCGTGTTCGACGTCTTCAACCCGGCCCAGCAGGCCGACGGCTACGACGTGGTCGAGGCCATCGCCCGCCAGCCCTGGGTGCTGGACCAGGAGGTGGGCATGGTGGGGCTGTCCTACTCGGGGATCACCCAGCTCTACGTGGCCTCGACCCGGCCCCCGAGCCTGGCCGCCATCACCCCCCTGTCGGTGATCGAGGACGCCTGGCAGATGGCCTGGCCCGGCGGGATCTACAACTCGGGCTTCACCGAGCAGTGGCTGGCCGAGCGCAACAGCCAGTCCGAGCGGGGCGGCACCGACTGGGTGTCCGAGCAGGTCGACGGGGGCGACGCCACCTGCGAGGACAACCTCGAGATCCGCACCCAGAACCCTGACTTCGGCGACTTCACCCGGGCCCTCGAGGACCGGCCGGCGGACTCCGACTCCCGCGACCTCGGCCTCCTGGTCCAGGACATCGAGGTGCCCGTCTACCTCACCGGGGCGTGGCAGGACGAGCAGACCGGACCGCTGTTCACCCGCATGCTCGACGACTTCGACTCGGCCGAGCTCACCCGGTTCACCCTCTTCAACGGCCGCCACCCCGACGGCTACACGCCGCTGGTCCTGACCCGCTGGTTCGAGTTCCTCGAGCTCTACGTCCACGACCAGGTGCCCCGGCTGTCCCAGCCCATCCGGGACGCGGCGCCGACCTTCTTCGAGGACTTCTTCGAGGTGCCGGGCCTGGAGTTCGAGCCCGACCGCTTCGCCGAGTTCGACGACGACGACCTCGAGGGCGTGAGGGAGGCCTACGAGGCCGAGGACCCGGTGCGGGTGCTCTTCGAGAACGGCGCCGGCGGCGACACGCCGGGTGCACCGGTGTCCCGCTTCGAGGCCACCTTCGCCAGCTGGCCGCCCCCCGACGCCACCCCCCGCACCTGGTACCTCGGTGGTGACGGCACCCTCGTCGACGACGCCCCCGAGGGCGACGGCGCCGACACCTTCGCCAACGACCCCGAGGCGGGCCAGGACACGTTCTTCGCCGACGACAGCGGCGAGTACCCCCTCCTCGAGCCGACCTGGGACTTCGACTGGCAGCAGCCCGACGAGGGCGAGGGCCTCAGCTACCTCACCGAGCCCTTCGAGGAGGACACCGTCGTGGCCGGGGCCGGCGACGCCGCCCTCTGGGTCCGGGCCGACTCGGAGGACGCGGACGTGCAGGTGACCATCACCGCGGTGCGGCCCGACGGCGTGGAGGACTGGGTCCAGTCCGGCCAGCTGCGGCTCTCGCACCGAGCCCTCGAGGGGGAGGTCGGCGACGACCTCGAGGTCGACCACGAGTGGGACGCGGCCAGCCGCGAGCCCCTCGAGCCCGGGGAGTGGGTCGAGGCCCACGTCGAGATCCCCTCCTTCGCCCAGGCCTTCCGGGCCGGCACCCGCCTGCGGGTGGTCATCTCGTCGCCCGGCCACGACCGGGGCACGTGGCGCTTCGACACCATCGGCGACCCCGGCGACACCCGGGACGTGGGCCGCGGCGGCGAGCACGCCTCGTCGCTCAGCCTCCTGCTCGTGGACGGCGTCGAGGTGCCCGCCGGCCTGCCCGACTGCCCGACGCTCCGGGGCCAGGCCTGCCGGGACTACGAGCCGCTCCCCAACACGAGCGCGTGA
- a CDS encoding ribonuclease HII: MRGKAPSLAVERELWAEGHDVVVGLDEVGKGAWAGPLTIGAAVLPPDRRVNGVRDSKALTEPERERLYGKVAGWCRAWAVGHASPAECDALGMSDAQRLAARRALDALGVVPTAVLLDGRWDFVGAGTTRLIVRGDATCLSISAASVLAKVTRDRLMRGLADDHPGFDFAANKGYPCPRHKVALRGQGPTAVHRRSWAFVDDLPWSTDARLRALARLEGRDPGQASLFG, translated from the coding sequence CTGCGGGGCAAGGCGCCGTCGCTGGCGGTCGAGCGCGAGCTGTGGGCCGAGGGCCACGACGTGGTGGTGGGCCTCGACGAGGTCGGCAAGGGCGCCTGGGCCGGGCCCCTCACCATCGGCGCCGCGGTCCTGCCCCCGGACCGGCGGGTCAACGGCGTGCGCGACTCCAAGGCCCTCACCGAGCCCGAGCGGGAACGGCTCTACGGCAAGGTCGCGGGGTGGTGCCGGGCGTGGGCCGTGGGCCACGCCAGCCCGGCCGAGTGCGATGCCCTCGGCATGTCCGACGCCCAGCGCCTGGCCGCCCGCCGGGCCCTCGACGCCCTCGGGGTGGTGCCCACCGCGGTGCTCCTCGACGGGCGCTGGGACTTCGTGGGGGCGGGCACGACGCGCCTGATCGTCCGCGGCGACGCCACCTGCCTGTCGATCTCGGCCGCGTCGGTGCTGGCCAAGGTCACCCGCGACCGCCTCATGCGCGGCCTGGCCGACGACCACCCGGGCTTCGACTTCGCCGCCAACAAGGGCTACCCCTGCCCCCGCCACAAGGTGGCCCTGCGGGGCCAGGGCCCGACCGCCGTCCACCGGCGCAGCTGGGCCTTCGTCGACGACCTGCCCTGGTCGACCGACGCCCGCCTGCGGGCCCTCGCCCGCCTCGAGGGGCGCGACCCGGGCCAGGCCTCGCTGTTCGGCTGA
- a CDS encoding DNA polymerase Y family protein has protein sequence MATDDLPERTLVVRVPDWPVLAAGHEGSDAVLVVHANRVVAASAAARAVGVRTGLRRREAQRRCSDATLVPADPARDARVFEPVAAALEAVTPRVEVSRPGAAAFGTRGPSCYHGGDAALGARVLEVLAAALPRPAPVRVGVADGSFAATCAARAGPPARALGPGDAGDPPEGAGEGPVRVTPPGGSPEALAPWPVRAAAAHLGTPEAEVAAEVLGRLGVVTLGALAALPAPDVLARFGTDGALLHRLARGLDPWPLATRRPAPELALATELDPTVERVDALAFRAVALADELHARLAGDGRVCLRLAIEVETEHGELRRRSWRHEGGLTAAAVAERARWQLDGWLSGPVAERPTAGITRLLLDPEEVVAARGRQLGFWGGETRIDEGAARALARVAALLGTEAVAVPEVRGGRGPGDRVGTVPAAAVDLTGARVVVRPGSEGPWPGHLPAPSPALVFPDPAAVDLRDAEDRPVGVGGRGLISAAPARLGRHRVVGWAGPWPAEERWWDPDRARRRARVQVVLEDGSAHLLALEHGTWHLEGTYD, from the coding sequence GTGGCCACCGACGACCTCCCGGAGCGGACCCTCGTGGTGCGGGTCCCCGACTGGCCCGTCCTCGCCGCGGGCCACGAGGGCTCCGACGCCGTCCTCGTCGTCCACGCCAACCGGGTGGTGGCGGCCTCGGCCGCCGCCCGTGCCGTGGGGGTCCGCACCGGGCTCCGACGGCGGGAGGCCCAGCGGCGCTGCTCCGACGCCACCCTCGTGCCCGCCGACCCGGCCCGGGACGCCCGGGTCTTCGAACCGGTCGCGGCCGCCCTCGAGGCCGTCACCCCCCGGGTGGAGGTCTCCCGCCCCGGGGCCGCGGCCTTCGGCACCCGGGGCCCGTCGTGCTACCACGGCGGCGACGCCGCCCTCGGCGCGCGGGTCCTCGAGGTCCTCGCCGCCGCCCTGCCCCGGCCCGCCCCCGTCCGCGTGGGGGTGGCCGACGGCAGCTTCGCCGCCACCTGCGCGGCCCGGGCGGGGCCGCCGGCCCGCGCCCTCGGGCCCGGGGACGCGGGCGACCCGCCCGAGGGCGCGGGGGAGGGGCCCGTCCGGGTCACCCCGCCGGGAGGGTCGCCGGAGGCCCTCGCCCCCTGGCCCGTCCGCGCCGCGGCCGCCCACCTGGGCACGCCCGAGGCCGAGGTCGCGGCCGAGGTCCTGGGTCGCCTCGGGGTCGTCACCCTCGGGGCCCTGGCCGCCCTCCCGGCCCCCGACGTCCTGGCCCGGTTCGGCACCGACGGCGCCCTCCTGCACCGCCTGGCCCGGGGCCTCGACCCCTGGCCCCTCGCCACCCGCCGCCCGGCGCCGGAGCTGGCCCTGGCCACCGAGCTGGACCCGACGGTGGAGCGGGTCGACGCCCTGGCCTTCCGGGCCGTGGCCCTGGCCGACGAGCTCCACGCCCGCCTGGCCGGCGACGGCCGGGTCTGCCTGCGCCTGGCCATCGAGGTGGAGACCGAGCACGGCGAGCTGCGTCGCCGCTCCTGGCGCCACGAGGGCGGCCTGACCGCGGCGGCGGTGGCCGAGCGGGCCCGCTGGCAGCTCGACGGCTGGCTGTCGGGGCCCGTGGCCGAACGGCCCACGGCCGGCATCACCCGCCTGCTGCTGGACCCCGAGGAGGTGGTGGCGGCCCGGGGGCGCCAGCTCGGGTTCTGGGGCGGGGAGACCCGCATCGACGAGGGTGCGGCCCGGGCCCTGGCCCGGGTGGCGGCCCTGCTCGGCACCGAGGCCGTGGCCGTCCCCGAGGTGCGAGGGGGTCGGGGGCCGGGCGACCGGGTGGGCACGGTGCCGGCCGCCGCCGTCGACCTCACCGGGGCGCGGGTCGTGGTCCGACCGGGCAGCGAGGGCCCCTGGCCCGGCCACCTGCCGGCCCCCTCGCCGGCCCTGGTCTTCCCCGACCCTGCCGCGGTCGACCTGCGCGACGCCGAGGACCGGCCCGTGGGCGTCGGCGGGCGGGGCCTGATCTCGGCCGCCCCCGCCCGCCTGGGCCGCCACCGGGTGGTGGGCTGGGCCGGGCCCTGGCCGGCCGAGGAGCGGTGGTGGGACCCCGACCGGGCCCGGCGCCGGGCCCGGGTGCAGGTCGTGCTGGAGGACGGCTCGGCCCACCTGCTGGCCCTGGAGCACGGGACCTGGCACCTCGAGGGCACCTACGACTGA